One genomic region from Streptomyces sp. NBC_01304 encodes:
- a CDS encoding TfuA-like protein: protein MNPNSPGPDPCVEVFVGPTAHGLPARLLGQWRVRVHPPARRGSIHALVTAGPPGRIALVDGRYDDVPAVGHRELLDALAAGWHVTGLGSIGALRAVELRGYGMHGYGRAFEYLTATGAPDDEVALLHGPAPDYRPVSEALVDLRAFADHLTVAGVLDADEATAVIVDLGAVWFGERTLPAFCQSVADVAGSSAAAAVRERLPLLPQLRIKTRDLRDYLTEHPWTPPPMSSLSYPGTAAAGPSSTPASTDSAC, encoded by the coding sequence ATGAACCCCAACTCCCCCGGCCCGGATCCCTGTGTGGAGGTGTTCGTCGGGCCCACCGCCCACGGTCTGCCAGCTCGGCTACTCGGGCAGTGGCGTGTCCGTGTGCATCCGCCGGCCCGCCGCGGCAGCATCCACGCCCTTGTCACAGCAGGGCCGCCCGGGCGCATCGCCTTGGTCGACGGGCGGTACGACGACGTCCCGGCCGTCGGCCACCGTGAACTCCTCGACGCCCTCGCGGCCGGATGGCACGTCACGGGCCTGGGTTCGATCGGCGCGCTGCGCGCGGTCGAACTCCGCGGGTACGGGATGCACGGATACGGCCGAGCCTTCGAGTACTTGACCGCCACCGGGGCGCCCGATGACGAGGTCGCGTTGCTGCACGGCCCCGCACCCGACTACCGGCCGGTCTCCGAAGCCCTGGTTGATCTGAGGGCCTTCGCCGACCACCTGACCGTGGCCGGGGTCCTTGACGCGGACGAGGCCACCGCGGTGATCGTGGATCTGGGAGCGGTCTGGTTCGGGGAACGCACCCTGCCCGCCTTCTGCCAGTCGGTCGCCGATGTCGCCGGCTCCAGCGCGGCCGCGGCGGTCCGCGAACGGCTTCCCCTGCTGCCCCAACTGCGTATCAAGACTCGCGATCTGCGCGACTACCTCACGGAGCACCCATGGACACCACCACCGATGTCATCCCTGTCGTACCCCGGCACTGCGGCGGCTGGCCCTTCGTCGACCCCGGCCTCGACCGACAGCGCCTGCTGA
- a CDS encoding aKG-HExxH-type peptide beta-hydroxylase, whose translation MDTTTDVIPVVPRHCGGWPFVDPGLDRQRLLTTVACLRLTRRDGPLTARPAPAHLAEVLNPGEALRIRALDHPRSLPGGPLAPEQQQQVDEAMESIIRAEPGWAPLLSALPVRYVSMPAERRGISASSFAWPQHVLLSGRAFATMPVLAEQVLHEHFHQWLYLCEELAALHHDGCTDRFTLPSGTGNRSPGEVLGATHVATGLQRLWQHLDVPPSVRTRRLDDLAGYLSGCRALLDEIRPCLTADGHALAERLLEASA comes from the coding sequence ATGGACACCACCACCGATGTCATCCCTGTCGTACCCCGGCACTGCGGCGGCTGGCCCTTCGTCGACCCCGGCCTCGACCGACAGCGCCTGCTGACGACCGTGGCGTGCCTGCGCCTGACCCGCCGCGACGGCCCACTTACTGCCCGCCCGGCACCAGCCCACCTCGCCGAAGTCCTCAACCCCGGGGAAGCGCTGCGTATCCGTGCCCTCGACCATCCCCGTTCGCTGCCCGGCGGCCCGCTAGCCCCCGAGCAGCAACAACAGGTGGACGAGGCAATGGAGTCGATCATCCGGGCTGAGCCGGGCTGGGCACCGCTCCTGTCCGCCCTTCCGGTCCGCTACGTGAGCATGCCGGCCGAGCGGCGCGGTATCAGCGCCTCCAGCTTCGCCTGGCCCCAACACGTCCTGCTCTCCGGGCGGGCCTTCGCCACCATGCCGGTCCTGGCCGAGCAGGTCCTCCACGAACACTTCCACCAGTGGCTCTACCTGTGCGAAGAGCTTGCCGCACTGCACCACGACGGCTGCACGGATCGCTTCACCCTGCCCTCGGGCACCGGGAACCGGAGCCCGGGCGAGGTCCTCGGCGCGACCCACGTGGCCACGGGGCTGCAGCGCCTGTGGCAGCACCTGGACGTCCCTCCGTCTGTCCGTACCCGACGGCTCGATGACTTGGCCGGCTATCTGAGCGGCTGCCGCGCCCTGCTGGACGAGATCCGCCCGTGCCTGACCGCGGACGGGCACGCCCTGGCCGAACGGCTGTTGGAGGCCTCCGCATGA